A single genomic interval of Zobellia nedashkovskayae harbors:
- a CDS encoding zinc ribbon domain-containing protein: MAKKSEATVEEKLRALYDLQLIDSRIDEIRNVRGELPLEVEDLEDDVLGLKTRLDKLKTDVETINFEIGAKKNLIDEAKALIKKYTEQQKNVRNSREFNSISKELEFQELEIQLADKNIKEFKAQIDQKKSVVSETKERLSERETHLKHKKSELDAILAETEKEEKALLTQSEKYQGDIEERLVKAYTRIRNNVKNGLAVVPIERGASGGSFFTIPPQVQVEIASRKKIITDEHSGRILVDPVLAEEEQVKMGKMFTKM; this comes from the coding sequence ATGGCAAAAAAATCAGAAGCAACGGTAGAGGAAAAGTTAAGGGCATTGTACGACTTGCAATTGATTGATTCAAGAATCGACGAAATACGTAACGTACGAGGCGAACTTCCTTTAGAAGTAGAAGATTTAGAAGATGACGTTCTTGGTCTTAAAACTAGATTGGATAAGTTGAAAACAGATGTTGAGACTATCAATTTTGAGATTGGTGCCAAGAAGAACCTTATTGATGAGGCTAAAGCACTTATAAAAAAGTATACTGAACAACAGAAGAATGTTCGTAACAGTAGAGAATTCAACTCTATCAGTAAAGAATTAGAATTTCAAGAACTTGAAATTCAATTGGCTGATAAGAACATCAAAGAATTCAAGGCACAAATAGATCAGAAAAAATCAGTTGTTTCCGAAACGAAAGAACGTTTATCTGAACGTGAAACGCATTTGAAGCATAAGAAAAGTGAACTTGATGCTATTTTGGCTGAAACCGAAAAAGAAGAAAAAGCACTTTTAACACAATCTGAAAAATATCAAGGTGATATTGAAGAGCGTCTTGTTAAGGCATACACTCGTATCCGTAACAACGTGAAAAACGGTTTAGCAGTTGTTCCAATCGAAAGAGGAGCTTCAGGTGGATCTTTCTTTACTATTCCACCACAGGTACAAGTTGAGATTGCTTCTCGCAAAAAAATCATTACTGATGAACATAGTGGTAGAATCTTAGTGGATCCTGTACTAGCAGAAGAAGAGCAAGTTAAAATGGGTAAAATGTTTACTAAAATGTAG
- a CDS encoding ClpP family protease — protein MSSKKGKVQEAIDEKLLEERKVFLWGMVDDDSAKHVIDRLLYLDMQNNKEIQLYINSPGGYVTSGFAMYDIIKSLKSPVSTICTGLAASMGSILLSVGKKGRRFIQPHAQVMIHQPSGGARGQASNIEIQAKEIIKTKELSARILADNCGQDYEKVLKDFDRDYWMNAEESIAYGIVDGILE, from the coding sequence ATGAGTTCTAAAAAAGGAAAAGTTCAAGAAGCGATAGACGAAAAATTGTTAGAAGAAAGAAAAGTCTTCTTATGGGGCATGGTAGATGATGATTCTGCTAAGCACGTAATTGATCGTTTGTTGTATTTAGATATGCAGAATAATAAAGAAATACAGTTGTACATTAATAGCCCAGGGGGTTATGTTACTTCTGGTTTTGCAATGTATGACATCATAAAATCGTTAAAAAGTCCGGTTTCTACAATTTGTACCGGTCTTGCTGCTTCTATGGGGTCTATTTTGCTTTCTGTTGGAAAAAAAGGTAGAAGATTTATTCAGCCACATGCACAGGTTATGATTCATCAGCCTAGTGGTGGTGCAAGAGGTCAAGCTTCAAATATTGAAATTCAGGCCAAAGAAATTATTAAGACCAAAGAATTGAGTGCTCGTATTTTAGCGGACAATTGTGGGCAAGATTATGAAAAGGTATTGAAAGATTTTGATAGGGATTATTGGATGAATGCTGAAGAATCGATTGCTTATGGCATCGTAGACGGTATTTTGGAATAG
- a CDS encoding FAD-dependent oxidoreductase: MKQISKNIAIIGSGLVGSLLAIYLKKMGHTITVFDRRPDIRNIKFSGRSINLAMSNRGWQSLAEVGIEEEIKKIAIPLDKRAMHVIDKPIYFQKYGKEGEAIWSISRGVLNKKMIDLAEDAGVEFRFDEKVWNVDLPEATLFTGDTEKGEWKEYNYDIIFGCDGAFSRVRHKMQRRSRFDYSQNFIDVGYKELSIPANEDGTHKLDKNSFHIWPRGKFMLIAMPNLDGSFTCTLFMPFEGETSFDSIQTKEQAKVFFKTYFPNVRKEIENLTEDFFKNPTSAMVTMKCYPWTYWDKVALVGDSAHAIVPFYGQGMNAGFEDIFVLKQKIQKHGDNWEAIFKDYQQDRKPNADAIAELSYRNFIEMSSKTANPKFLLQKKIEKHFANLHPDKWIPAYSRVTFSNRPYAEALAMGDAQEEIMQEVMQIPNIEEKWDSKEVEQKILDLI; encoded by the coding sequence ATGAAACAAATCTCCAAGAATATAGCCATAATAGGTTCGGGTCTTGTCGGGTCTTTATTGGCAATTTATCTCAAAAAAATGGGTCATACCATTACCGTTTTTGATAGAAGACCGGATATTAGAAATATAAAATTTTCTGGACGTTCTATAAACTTGGCGATGAGCAATAGAGGCTGGCAGTCATTAGCCGAAGTTGGTATAGAAGAAGAAATAAAGAAAATAGCAATTCCTTTAGATAAGCGTGCCATGCACGTAATAGATAAGCCCATTTATTTTCAAAAATACGGAAAAGAAGGTGAGGCCATATGGTCTATCTCTAGGGGTGTGTTGAACAAAAAAATGATTGACTTAGCAGAAGATGCTGGAGTTGAGTTTCGTTTTGATGAAAAAGTATGGAATGTGGACCTGCCCGAAGCTACTTTGTTTACGGGAGACACGGAGAAAGGCGAGTGGAAAGAGTACAATTACGATATTATTTTTGGTTGTGATGGGGCATTTTCTCGTGTACGCCATAAAATGCAACGTCGTAGCCGTTTTGATTATTCCCAAAACTTTATAGATGTTGGTTATAAAGAACTTTCTATACCTGCCAATGAAGATGGTACCCATAAGTTAGATAAGAATTCTTTTCATATTTGGCCTCGTGGCAAGTTCATGTTAATTGCCATGCCTAATTTAGATGGTAGTTTTACGTGTACTTTATTTATGCCTTTTGAAGGCGAAACATCTTTTGATAGTATACAGACCAAGGAACAGGCAAAAGTCTTCTTTAAGACCTATTTTCCAAATGTAAGAAAAGAGATAGAGAATCTTACGGAAGATTTCTTTAAGAACCCAACAAGTGCTATGGTAACCATGAAATGTTATCCTTGGACGTATTGGGACAAAGTTGCTCTTGTGGGAGATTCTGCCCATGCTATAGTTCCATTCTATGGTCAAGGAATGAACGCTGGCTTTGAAGATATTTTTGTGCTAAAACAAAAAATCCAAAAGCATGGCGATAATTGGGAAGCTATTTTTAAAGACTATCAGCAGGATCGAAAGCCCAATGCTGATGCAATAGCAGAACTTAGCTATCGTAACTTTATAGAAATGAGTAGTAAAACTGCCAATCCAAAGTTTTTATTACAGAAAAAAATTGAAAAACATTTTGCCAATTTGCATCCAGATAAATGGATTCCGGCATATTCTAGGGTTACTTTTTCTAATAGACCTTATGCAGAGGCATTGGCTATGGGTGATGCCCAAGAAGAAATTATGCAAGAAGTAATGCAAATACCTAACATTGAGGAAAAATGGGACAGTAAAGAAGTAGAACAGAAAATCCTAGACTTGATTTAG
- a CDS encoding DUF4174 domain-containing protein: MAYTQTFGQDLDSYKWKNRLLLFVAQDIDGDALSTNLTTFTKEQKKLTDRDLVLFVMNPKKVNNQDGSKSNLDAEMVYKQLKLTPDFEGVLLIGKDGGIKLTQAFPLTPEAVFDKIDGMPMRLSEIRSRED, encoded by the coding sequence ATGGCTTATACCCAAACGTTTGGACAAGACCTGGATAGTTATAAATGGAAAAATCGCCTTCTACTCTTTGTTGCACAAGATATTGACGGTGATGCTTTAAGCACAAACCTAACTACATTTACAAAAGAGCAAAAGAAACTCACTGACCGCGACCTTGTTCTTTTTGTTATGAATCCCAAAAAGGTGAATAACCAAGACGGTAGTAAATCAAACTTAGATGCAGAAATGGTTTACAAGCAGCTAAAGCTAACTCCTGATTTTGAAGGTGTTTTGTTGATAGGGAAAGATGGCGGCATTAAGCTAACACAGGCTTTTCCGCTAACACCAGAGGCCGTATTCGATAAAATAGATGGTATGCCAATGCGCCTATCAGAAATACGCAGTAGAGAAGACTAA
- the lpxK gene encoding tetraacyldisaccharide 4'-kinase, translated as MQLLRKILFPVSLVYALVVYLRNYFYDKGIFSSKSFETPTICIGNLSAGGTGKTPMVELLVALLKDNYKVAVLSRGYRRKSKGFVLADDSATVGTLGDEPFQIFSKFSDINLAVDADRRNGIEILEKRSKPDVIILDDAYQHRKVICGFSILLTSFGNLYVDDWYLPTGNLRDSKKEASRAEVIVVTKCPSNLSVDARNAIMAKLKPEPRQKVLFSYLAYDDSLTAVDDSISLDDLKTKKVTLVTGIANPQPLIDYLKFKGLRFEHLKFKDHHDFSNSELDILREKKCILTTEKDFVRLKDKVSNLYFIPVKHQFFDDGELVLKVRLQEFMK; from the coding sequence GTGCAACTACTCAGAAAAATATTATTTCCCGTTTCATTGGTTTATGCGTTGGTGGTTTACTTGCGGAATTATTTCTACGATAAAGGAATTTTTAGTTCTAAAAGTTTTGAAACACCTACTATATGTATAGGAAACTTAAGTGCCGGTGGTACTGGTAAAACTCCTATGGTAGAGCTGTTGGTTGCTTTGTTAAAGGACAATTATAAAGTGGCCGTGCTGAGTAGGGGGTATCGCAGGAAGTCAAAAGGATTTGTTTTGGCTGATGATAGTGCTACTGTGGGAACTTTGGGTGATGAGCCTTTTCAAATATTTTCTAAATTTTCCGATATAAATTTGGCTGTTGATGCAGACAGAAGAAATGGAATAGAAATTTTAGAAAAACGTTCTAAGCCAGACGTTATCATATTGGATGATGCCTACCAACACCGTAAGGTTATTTGCGGATTTTCAATACTCCTGACTTCTTTTGGTAATCTTTATGTTGATGATTGGTATTTGCCAACAGGAAATTTAAGGGATAGTAAAAAGGAGGCTAGTAGGGCAGAGGTTATAGTGGTGACGAAATGCCCTAGTAATTTAAGTGTTGATGCTCGGAACGCAATAATGGCAAAACTGAAACCAGAACCTCGTCAAAAAGTATTGTTCTCTTACTTGGCCTATGATGATAGTTTAACGGCAGTTGATGATTCTATTTCGTTAGATGATTTAAAGACCAAAAAAGTTACCTTGGTTACTGGTATAGCCAATCCACAGCCATTAATTGATTATTTGAAGTTTAAAGGATTGAGATTTGAGCATTTAAAGTTTAAAGACCATCATGATTTCAGTAATTCAGAATTAGATATTCTAAGAGAAAAGAAATGTATTTTGACTACGGAAAAAGATTTTGTTCGCCTAAAAG
- a CDS encoding gliding motility-associated C-terminal domain-containing protein — protein sequence MKKILLSKKALRTAGLFMLLLAFNSANAQLQKGFTPRYSETITGDFTMIANNVLSRHATNAYNGNGSNHDFSDNVFVDIDSDPTTFNSSSANLANPSPGSSCMTIERVFLYWAAADKEYEVNSSGTIIAGTGGVEPSWNFNDIKLMLPGSSSYEATITADEVIYRGRDDHFVNDPYICVKDITSWVQGLSDPFGTYQVANVKATEGQLLSHGGGRTGTSGGWQIVVVWQSPLMPQKHITLFDGYAHITSSENNFDITFDGFQTVPNGDVKANMIMGSLEGDRGISRDQLLMLNTSNTWEPLSTPIRQPNNFFNSSITTHGSDFLDRIPASSNTLGYDASLFDLDNKNNSLITNNQTSATVRMTSDQEVYGLYLLGMAVEVYEPSLHSLDLYATPSDENPRTGETVQIYLDVANTGNDNIRDLSFTTTVPEEMDFIGVEPLPSEITYDFNTITRVLTFNIADGLTDVTSAPYTIQYSVRVKDDAYFSSIPACTFNSESQTLATYMGEINMTQQVSNSSFTFDDCGIGNGDPTSIVIHITDVQAPVFAENLPGDITVPCNGVPDAATLTAIDYCDPNPSTTFTETATNDRSCETGYDITRTWTATDNANNTFTHTQIITVIADECIMDEEPPTFIEELPEDMTVDCDAIPDAVLLTAIDNCDTDPEVTFTETATNDRDCTTGYEITRTWIAVDNNGNETVHTQLIIVEADLPCDIENLIISKTITANGDGINDLFEITGLEGCDYTYHLKVFNRWGNIVYENNDYTNDWSGIAPQNSLGKSGMLSSGTYYYIVGFGNNEIKPVNGYIYIGSN from the coding sequence ATGAAGAAAATTTTACTTTCCAAAAAAGCATTACGAACTGCCGGGCTATTCATGCTCCTATTGGCTTTTAATTCAGCTAATGCGCAGCTTCAGAAGGGGTTTACCCCTCGGTATTCAGAAACTATAACTGGTGATTTCACTATGATTGCCAATAATGTACTTTCCCGGCATGCAACAAACGCATACAACGGAAACGGCAGTAATCATGACTTTTCAGACAATGTTTTTGTTGATATTGATAGTGACCCTACTACTTTTAATTCCAGTAGCGCCAACTTGGCCAACCCATCTCCGGGAAGTTCATGTATGACAATAGAACGTGTCTTTCTTTATTGGGCAGCAGCCGATAAGGAGTATGAAGTAAATAGCTCAGGAACAATTATTGCAGGTACCGGAGGTGTTGAACCTTCTTGGAACTTTAATGATATAAAATTAATGTTACCGGGATCTAGCTCCTATGAAGCAACGATTACGGCAGACGAAGTAATTTACCGTGGTAGAGATGACCATTTTGTAAACGACCCTTATATCTGTGTGAAAGATATTACTAGTTGGGTACAAGGGTTAAGTGACCCTTTTGGAACCTACCAAGTAGCCAACGTTAAGGCTACAGAAGGACAATTACTTTCTCACGGTGGCGGAAGAACAGGTACTTCTGGTGGATGGCAAATTGTTGTGGTTTGGCAAAGCCCCCTTATGCCGCAGAAACATATCACTCTTTTTGACGGGTATGCACATATTACAAGTTCCGAAAATAATTTTGATATCACATTCGACGGTTTTCAGACCGTACCTAACGGTGATGTAAAGGCTAATATGATTATGGGTTCTCTTGAAGGAGACAGAGGTATTTCTCGTGATCAACTGTTAATGTTAAATACCTCAAACACATGGGAACCTTTATCGACCCCTATAAGACAGCCTAATAATTTTTTCAATAGCTCTATTACCACCCATGGTAGTGATTTCTTAGACAGAATACCGGCCAGTTCCAATACTTTGGGGTATGACGCTAGTCTGTTTGATTTAGATAACAAAAACAACTCTCTTATAACAAATAATCAGACCTCAGCAACGGTAAGAATGACATCGGACCAAGAGGTTTATGGTCTTTACCTTTTGGGAATGGCCGTAGAGGTTTATGAACCTTCTTTACACTCTTTAGATTTGTATGCAACCCCATCTGACGAAAACCCACGTACGGGAGAAACCGTTCAAATCTATTTGGATGTAGCGAATACAGGAAATGATAATATTAGAGATTTATCTTTTACCACTACTGTTCCAGAAGAGATGGATTTTATTGGAGTAGAACCTTTACCCAGTGAAATAACATATGATTTTAATACAATTACCCGTGTACTTACATTTAATATCGCAGATGGGTTAACAGATGTTACAAGTGCTCCATACACGATTCAATATTCGGTGAGAGTTAAAGATGATGCTTATTTTTCAAGTATTCCAGCCTGTACATTTAACTCTGAATCGCAGACCTTGGCGACATATATGGGTGAAATTAATATGACCCAACAAGTATCTAATAGTTCGTTTACTTTTGACGACTGTGGTATTGGTAACGGAGACCCAACTAGCATAGTAATTCATATTACCGATGTACAAGCACCTGTATTTGCAGAAAACCTGCCAGGTGATATAACGGTACCATGTAACGGTGTTCCTGACGCGGCTACATTAACAGCTATCGATTATTGCGACCCTAACCCTTCTACTACATTCACAGAAACGGCCACTAATGATCGAAGCTGTGAAACTGGATATGACATTACTAGAACGTGGACAGCTACAGACAACGCTAACAATACGTTTACTCACACGCAAATCATAACTGTAATTGCTGATGAATGCATCATGGACGAAGAACCGCCAACTTTTATTGAGGAACTTCCTGAAGATATGACCGTAGATTGTGACGCTATTCCCGATGCAGTATTATTGACGGCAATAGATAATTGTGACACTGACCCAGAAGTAACTTTTACAGAAACTGCTACTAATGACAGGGATTGTACAACAGGTTACGAAATTACTAGAACGTGGATCGCTGTTGACAATAACGGTAACGAAACCGTTCATACCCAACTTATTATTGTTGAGGCTGATTTACCTTGTGATATTGAAAACTTAATCATTTCTAAAACCATTACTGCCAACGGAGATGGTATTAATGACCTCTTTGAAATTACCGGATTAGAAGGATGCGATTACACCTA
- a CDS encoding Nif3-like dinuclear metal center hexameric protein has translation MTVKEVTDIIEDLAPLPYAESFDNVGLLVGDGNAKVSRILVTLDTLENVVDEAIANKCNLIVSFHPIIFGGLKKLTGKSYVERVVIKAIKNDIAIYSMHTALDNVPEGVNAKICEVLGIKNPKILIPQKETIKKLTTYVPVKDAETLREALFDAGAGNIGNYSNCSFNANGQGSYKAGEKANPTIGEIGKIHYEEEIQLNITFSKAKQAKIMKALFTSHPYEEVAYEVITLENSNQNIGLGMVGELETAMDDMTFLKIVKQKMGAEGIRHSELLNKKIQKVAVLGGSGAFAIEAAKASGADILITADIKYHEFYKAEGKMIIADIGHYESEQFTKNLLVDYLTKKIPNFAIRLSESKTNPIKYL, from the coding sequence ATGACCGTAAAAGAAGTTACAGATATTATTGAAGATTTAGCTCCTTTACCCTATGCAGAAAGCTTTGATAACGTTGGTTTATTGGTTGGTGATGGCAATGCAAAAGTTTCGCGTATACTCGTAACTTTAGATACTTTAGAGAATGTTGTTGATGAAGCAATTGCCAATAAATGTAATCTAATTGTCAGCTTTCATCCTATTATTTTTGGGGGATTGAAAAAGCTTACTGGAAAATCCTACGTAGAACGTGTAGTTATAAAAGCTATCAAAAATGACATTGCCATCTATAGCATGCATACCGCTCTAGATAACGTACCAGAAGGCGTAAATGCTAAAATCTGCGAAGTTCTTGGAATAAAAAATCCTAAAATATTAATACCACAGAAAGAAACCATTAAAAAACTAACCACATACGTCCCTGTGAAGGATGCAGAGACCCTCAGAGAAGCACTTTTTGATGCTGGAGCAGGAAATATAGGTAATTACAGCAATTGTAGCTTTAACGCTAACGGACAGGGCAGTTATAAAGCTGGAGAAAAGGCCAACCCTACAATTGGTGAAATAGGAAAAATCCATTACGAAGAAGAGATTCAATTAAACATTACCTTTTCTAAAGCAAAACAGGCAAAAATAATGAAAGCCCTATTTACTTCGCATCCCTACGAAGAAGTGGCTTACGAAGTAATTACATTAGAAAACAGCAATCAGAATATTGGTTTAGGCATGGTGGGCGAACTTGAAACCGCAATGGATGATATGACTTTTCTAAAAATAGTAAAGCAAAAAATGGGAGCTGAAGGTATTCGCCATTCGGAATTATTGAACAAAAAAATTCAAAAAGTCGCTGTTCTAGGTGGCAGTGGTGCTTTTGCTATTGAAGCCGCCAAAGCCTCTGGTGCTGATATTTTGATTACTGCGGACATTAAATATCATGAATTTTACAAAGCGGAAGGCAAAATGATAATTGCGGATATCGGACACTATGAAAGCGAGCAGTTTACAAAAAACCTTTTAGTTGACTATCTTACGAAAAAAATCCCTAATTTTGCAATCCGTTTATCGGAAAGTAAAACCAATCCTATCAAGTATTTATAA